In the Desulfovibrio legallii genome, ACGATGCCGCCCCCGGCATGCAAAAAGCCCCACGCCGCGCGTGTGGCGCGGTGCAGGACTGATACCTTGCAAAAGGGAGGCCAAAGCCGTAAAAGGCAAAAAAAGGGGCATGGCGTACGCTCCAAAGTCCATACAATAAGAATGACTTACGTCAAAAAACTGACCTAAGCCCATCCCTTTGCACGCACTGGCGTATCTGTGCCGTGCCCCCTCCTTCAATCGGGAAAGAGAGGCTACAAAGTGAGTTTGTTTCCTGACAAGTATTATCCTATAGTCCTAAAGTCAAGGGTCGGGAAAATTTTTTCTTGGGTCGCCCGCGCGGCTTTGACGGCGGCGGCGGGCGCAGGTATACTGGCGGCAAAAGGAGGTTCCTTATGAGCACATGGAAGAACGACCCAGCCCATTCACGGCTCGGGTTTGTGGCTCGGCACCTCGGCATCACCGACATCTACGGCCGCTTCGCCGACGCGGCCCTGACGGTAGAGGCCGCCCGGGAGGATCTGACGGACGCCGTCTTCACCCTCACGGCCCAGACCGCCGGCATCGACACCCGCGTCCCGCCCAGGGACGAACACCTGCGCAGCGCGGATTTTTTTGCCGTGGGGCAATTCCCCGAGCTGCGCTTCACGAGCTCCGTCGTCCATCTGGGGCCCGACCGCACGGGCACCGTTACCGGCGCTTTGAGCCTGCACGGCGTAACCAGGGAAATGACCTTTGACCTTTGCGTAAGCAACCAGGTGACCAACCCCATGAACCAGAAGCCCACCATCTCCTTTAAGGTGAGCGGCGCCTTCAAACGCAGCGATTTCGGCATCGGGCCGAGCATCCCCGCGGCCATTGTGGGCGACGTGGTGCGCGTAACGGCGGATATGGAGTGCG is a window encoding:
- a CDS encoding YceI family protein, with product MSTWKNDPAHSRLGFVARHLGITDIYGRFADAALTVEAAREDLTDAVFTLTAQTAGIDTRVPPRDEHLRSADFFAVGQFPELRFTSSVVHLGPDRTGTVTGALSLHGVTREMTFDLCVSNQVTNPMNQKPTISFKVSGAFKRSDFGIGPSIPAAIVGDVVRVTADMECAPA